The proteins below come from a single Isoptericola dokdonensis DS-3 genomic window:
- a CDS encoding MT-A70 family methyltransferase yields MSAQTTTEVPQPSLAIPIQTATAPPLREVQAPPPLPATDGGFKTILADPPWRFTNRTGKVAPEHRRLDRYSTLTVDEIAEIPVATSAADDAHLYLWVPNALLPDGLRVMEAWGFRYVSHIVWAKRRKDGGPDGRGVGFYFRNVTELLLFGVRGSMRTLAPARSQVNMIETRKREHSRKPDEQYDLIERCSPGPFLELFARYPQEGWTAWGDEAGDETTPRGQVHRGYGGGDVAPVPHLEPHERLTSVTAQRIGVVLRERYESGASIRQLCAETDYSITRVRALLESVGTELRGRGRTAVRS; encoded by the coding sequence ATGTCCGCCCAGACAACTACCGAGGTTCCTCAGCCATCACTGGCGATCCCGATCCAGACGGCTACCGCGCCGCCTCTTCGTGAGGTTCAAGCCCCTCCGCCGCTGCCGGCGACTGACGGTGGTTTCAAGACGATCCTCGCTGATCCGCCGTGGCGCTTCACCAACCGCACCGGCAAGGTAGCTCCGGAGCACCGTCGGCTCGATCGCTACTCGACGCTGACCGTTGACGAGATCGCTGAGATTCCGGTTGCTACGAGTGCGGCGGACGACGCGCACCTGTACCTGTGGGTGCCCAACGCGCTCCTCCCGGATGGTCTGCGAGTGATGGAGGCATGGGGCTTCCGATACGTCTCGCACATCGTCTGGGCTAAGCGGCGCAAGGACGGTGGACCCGACGGGCGGGGTGTTGGTTTCTACTTCCGAAACGTCACCGAGCTTCTGCTCTTCGGCGTCCGGGGGTCTATGCGCACCCTCGCGCCGGCGCGGTCTCAGGTCAACATGATCGAGACGCGCAAGCGCGAGCACAGTCGCAAGCCTGATGAGCAGTACGACCTCATTGAGCGATGCAGCCCTGGGCCCTTCCTTGAGCTCTTCGCCCGTTACCCGCAGGAGGGTTGGACTGCATGGGGAGATGAGGCAGGTGACGAAACGACCCCTCGCGGTCAGGTGCACCGTGGATACGGCGGAGGCGACGTCGCTCCCGTGCCGCACCTCGAGCCTCACGAACGCTTGACCTCGGTAACGGCGCAGCGGATCGGTGTAGTCCTCCGTGAGCGGTACGAGTCGGGAGCGTCGATCCGCCAACTCTGCGCCGAGACGGACTACTCGATCACTCGAGTTCGCGCACTCCTTGAATCGGTTGGTACCGAACTGCGCGGGCGTGGACGCACGGCCGTCCGCTCCTGA
- a CDS encoding YqaJ viral recombinase family protein — protein sequence MTLPDGLGGELILDARDYSRSRIPWLQARRTGLGASETAAVLNLSDWKTPLQVWLDKTSTAPVEDVHVSEAAEWGSVLEAVVARKVGTRHRELGKIAPTPGLLRHPEHPWMLATLDRLLVERGTANPRVLAALEVKTTSLANYIQRWEDNLPPLSIQVQVQQQLAVTGLDRIWVAVLVGGQRMPAPIPIDRNERVIEQLINYGGRWWNDHVVGGEQPAPTFGDRKTLHKLWPGDQNLDDLTASDDVLDAHGRLVDARRRKAEAEADADAAAFELQTALGDRTALRDRDGRLLATWKPQTSSRIDSARLRKNYPAIAKAVTKQSTARRFLPKEHDA from the coding sequence ATGACGCTCCCCGACGGCCTCGGCGGCGAGCTCATCCTCGACGCCCGCGACTACTCCCGATCCCGCATCCCGTGGCTCCAGGCGCGCCGCACCGGCCTCGGGGCCTCCGAGACGGCCGCCGTGCTCAACCTGAGCGACTGGAAGACCCCGCTGCAGGTCTGGCTCGACAAGACCAGCACCGCGCCCGTCGAGGACGTCCACGTCAGCGAGGCCGCCGAGTGGGGGAGCGTGCTCGAGGCCGTCGTCGCCCGCAAGGTCGGCACGCGCCACCGCGAGCTCGGCAAGATCGCCCCGACGCCCGGCCTGCTGCGCCACCCCGAGCACCCGTGGATGCTCGCCACCCTCGACCGGCTGCTCGTCGAGCGCGGCACGGCCAACCCGCGGGTCCTCGCGGCCCTCGAGGTCAAGACGACCTCGCTGGCGAACTACATCCAGCGGTGGGAGGACAACCTGCCACCGCTGAGCATCCAGGTCCAGGTGCAGCAGCAGCTCGCCGTGACCGGCCTCGACCGGATCTGGGTCGCCGTCCTCGTCGGGGGCCAGCGCATGCCGGCCCCGATACCGATCGACCGCAACGAGCGCGTCATCGAGCAGCTCATCAACTACGGCGGCCGCTGGTGGAACGACCACGTCGTCGGCGGCGAGCAGCCGGCCCCGACCTTCGGCGACCGCAAGACCCTGCACAAGCTCTGGCCCGGCGACCAGAACCTCGACGACCTGACCGCCAGCGACGACGTCCTCGACGCCCACGGCCGCCTCGTCGACGCCCGCCGCCGCAAGGCCGAGGCCGAGGCCGACGCCGACGCCGCCGCCTTCGAGCTGCAGACCGCCCTCGGCGACCGCACCGCGCTGCGCGACCGCGACGGCCGCCTGCTGGCCACCTGGAAGCCCCAGACCTCGAGCCGCATCGACTCGGCCCGCCTCCGCAAGAACTACCCCGCCATCGCCAAGGCCGTGACCAAGCAGTCCACGGCACGGCGCTTCCTCCCGAAGGAGCACGACGCATGA
- a CDS encoding helix-turn-helix domain-containing protein yields the protein MTTSIDRKNGWLGIEQLLTAAEVGRILRCAPTTVSELRRAGDIASIRVGRTYHFAPDDVRAFIAAQRQMGAGAGA from the coding sequence GTGACCACGTCCATCGACCGCAAGAACGGCTGGCTCGGCATCGAGCAACTGCTGACCGCGGCGGAGGTCGGGCGCATCCTGCGCTGCGCGCCGACAACTGTCTCCGAGCTGCGGCGCGCGGGCGACATCGCCTCGATCCGCGTCGGGCGCACGTACCACTTCGCGCCCGACGACGTGCGAGCGTTCATCGCCGCGCAGCGGCAGATGGGCGCGGGGGCCGGCGCATGA
- a CDS encoding single-stranded DNA-binding protein: MPGETMITVIGNLVADPELRFTPAGAAVANFAIASTPRTFDRQTNEWRDGQALFMRCSVWRDAAENVAESLRKGQRVIAQGRLTQRSYETREGEQRTVVELEVDEIGPSLRWATAQVQRAGRSGATTAGGRDAGTPAPAHDPWATPAAALAGEPPF, translated from the coding sequence ATGCCAGGCGAAACCATGATCACGGTGATCGGCAACCTCGTCGCGGACCCGGAGCTGCGGTTCACACCCGCCGGCGCGGCCGTCGCGAACTTCGCCATTGCAAGCACCCCGCGCACCTTTGACCGACAGACCAATGAGTGGCGCGACGGTCAAGCGCTGTTCATGCGCTGCTCTGTCTGGCGCGACGCGGCCGAGAACGTGGCCGAGTCGCTCCGCAAGGGCCAGCGCGTCATCGCCCAGGGCCGCCTCACCCAGAGGTCCTACGAGACGCGCGAGGGGGAGCAGCGCACCGTCGTCGAGCTCGAGGTCGACGAGATCGGCCCCTCACTGCGCTGGGCCACCGCGCAGGTGCAGCGCGCCGGCCGCTCCGGCGCGACCACCGCGGGCGGCCGCGACGCCGGCACGCCGGCCCCCGCACACGACCCGTGGGCGACGCCGGCGGCCGCCCTCGCCGGAGAACCGCCCTTCTGA
- a CDS encoding recombinase RecT — protein sequence MTQDLATAIADQQPAQRRTAFDLVESMRGELHKALPEHASIDNFLRLALTELKMNPQLGNCSGESLLGALMTAARVGLEVGGPLGQFYLTPRRLKRDGWAVVPIVGYRGLITLARRAGVGQVNAVVVHEGDTFREGASSERGFFFDWEPAVERGKPVGALAAARLAGGDVQHRYLSLAEVHERRDRGGFKDGSNSPWATDYDAMVRKTALRALVPLLPQSTALSFAVQADEQVQRYDAGDIDIPALDETDTEDTK from the coding sequence ATGACACAGGACCTCGCCACCGCCATCGCCGACCAGCAGCCGGCCCAGCGCCGCACCGCCTTTGACCTCGTCGAGTCGATGCGCGGCGAGCTGCACAAGGCCCTGCCCGAGCACGCCAGCATCGACAACTTCCTGCGCCTGGCGCTCACCGAGCTGAAGATGAACCCGCAGCTCGGCAACTGCAGCGGCGAGTCCCTGCTCGGCGCGCTCATGACCGCGGCCCGCGTCGGCCTCGAGGTCGGCGGCCCGCTCGGGCAGTTCTACCTCACCCCGCGCCGGCTCAAGCGCGACGGCTGGGCCGTCGTCCCGATCGTCGGCTACCGCGGCCTGATCACCCTCGCCCGACGGGCCGGCGTCGGCCAGGTGAACGCCGTGGTCGTCCACGAAGGAGACACCTTCCGCGAGGGGGCCTCGTCCGAGCGCGGCTTCTTCTTCGACTGGGAGCCGGCCGTCGAGCGCGGCAAGCCGGTCGGCGCGCTGGCGGCCGCCCGCCTCGCCGGCGGGGACGTGCAGCACCGGTACCTCTCGCTCGCCGAGGTCCACGAGCGGCGCGACCGCGGCGGCTTCAAGGACGGCAGCAACAGCCCGTGGGCCACCGACTACGACGCCATGGTCCGCAAGACAGCCCTGCGCGCCCTCGTCCCGCTCCTGCCGCAGAGCACCGCCCTCAGCTTCGCCGTCCAGGCCGACGAGCAGGTCCAGCGGTACGACGCCGGCGACATCGACATCCCCGCCCTCGACGAGACCGACACGGAGGACACCAAGTGA
- a CDS encoding alpha/beta hydrolase, with translation MNFPSSGPSLTLRPARRGAAALVTVAALVALAACDADAPGKEATPVDEATSQAPTDAAGVPEGFDDLYSQDLEWTSCDAGLECATATAPLTWDDPEAGTIELDLKRTRATGEKQGSLLINPGGPGGSGTDFLETAAESFGDRLLAAYDVVGFDPRGVRASTEVACYDDAGKDEYLSADFDVSTDEGLAAKREAAARWAEACGENTGDLLGSVDTPSAAKDMDMLRAVLGDEKLNYLGFSYGTDLGATYAGLFPDRAGRLVLDGAMDPTLDAAAVSKGQAVGFENALRAYVEDCQAGADCPLTGSVDEGMQQVRGVLDRALDRPYPTSGDRVVTQTLAFYGVAVTLYAEQSWPVLTQALDEAINAGTGDTLLYLADFYNDRNTDGSYATNSIEAFTAINCLDARSSADVDTMRAEAAEIEEAAPTVGTFFSYGGVTCADWPYPVVERDYDRSAPGAPPIVVIGTTNDPATPYMWAEGMADTLKSAVLVTYEGEGHTAYGRSNDCIADAVEDYLVDGTAPDDGLTC, from the coding sequence GTGAACTTCCCCTCCTCCGGACCGAGCCTGACCCTGCGACCCGCGCGGCGTGGTGCCGCCGCGCTCGTGACGGTGGCCGCGCTCGTCGCGCTGGCCGCGTGCGACGCCGACGCCCCCGGCAAGGAGGCGACGCCCGTCGACGAGGCCACGTCGCAGGCGCCGACGGACGCCGCGGGCGTCCCGGAGGGCTTCGACGACCTCTACTCCCAGGACCTGGAGTGGACCTCCTGCGACGCAGGCCTCGAGTGCGCGACGGCGACCGCCCCGCTGACGTGGGACGACCCGGAGGCAGGCACGATCGAGCTCGACCTGAAGCGCACCCGCGCCACGGGCGAGAAGCAGGGGTCGCTGCTCATCAACCCCGGCGGCCCGGGCGGGTCCGGCACGGACTTCCTCGAGACAGCCGCCGAGAGCTTCGGCGACCGCCTGCTGGCGGCGTACGACGTCGTCGGGTTCGATCCCCGCGGCGTGCGCGCCTCGACCGAGGTGGCCTGCTACGACGACGCCGGCAAGGACGAGTACCTCAGCGCGGACTTCGACGTCTCGACCGACGAGGGCCTGGCCGCCAAGCGGGAGGCCGCGGCACGGTGGGCGGAGGCCTGCGGGGAGAACACCGGCGACCTGCTGGGCAGCGTGGACACCCCGAGCGCCGCGAAGGACATGGACATGCTGCGCGCCGTGCTCGGCGACGAGAAGCTCAACTACCTGGGCTTCTCCTACGGCACCGACCTGGGCGCCACCTACGCCGGCCTGTTCCCGGACCGTGCCGGGCGGCTCGTGCTCGACGGCGCGATGGACCCGACGCTCGACGCGGCGGCCGTGTCGAAGGGGCAGGCCGTCGGCTTCGAGAACGCGCTGCGCGCCTACGTCGAGGACTGCCAGGCGGGCGCCGACTGCCCGCTGACCGGGTCCGTCGACGAGGGCATGCAGCAGGTGCGCGGCGTGCTCGACCGTGCCCTCGACCGGCCGTACCCCACCAGCGGGGACCGGGTCGTCACGCAGACCCTCGCGTTCTACGGCGTCGCCGTCACCCTGTACGCCGAGCAGAGCTGGCCCGTGCTCACCCAGGCGCTGGACGAGGCCATCAACGCGGGCACCGGCGACACCCTGCTCTACCTCGCGGACTTCTACAACGACCGCAACACCGACGGCTCCTACGCCACGAACTCCATCGAGGCGTTCACCGCGATCAACTGCCTCGACGCCCGCAGCAGCGCCGACGTCGACACGATGCGCGCCGAGGCCGCCGAGATCGAGGAGGCCGCCCCCACCGTGGGCACGTTCTTCTCGTACGGCGGCGTCACCTGCGCCGACTGGCCGTACCCCGTCGTCGAGCGCGACTACGACCGCTCCGCGCCCGGCGCCCCGCCCATCGTCGTCATCGGCACCACCAACGACCCCGCCACCCCCTACATGTGGGCCGAGGGCATGGCGGACACCCTGAAGTCCGCCGTCCTGGTCACCTACGAGGGCGAGGGCCACACCGCCTACGGCCGCTCCAACGACTGCATCGCGGATGCCGTCGAGGACTACCTCGTCGACGGCACCGCCCCCGACGACGGCCTCACCTGCTGA
- a CDS encoding DNA polymerase III subunit delta' → MSVWDDVVGQPQAVRALRRAATDPAAMTHAWLLTGPPGSGRSVAARAFAAALQCTGTDGVTGGCGRCHACTTTLAGTHPDLTVVATEKVVIQVAEVRDLIVAAARTPAAGRFRVILVEDADRMAERTTNVLLKSIEEPAAHTVWVLCAPSAQDVLPTIRSRCRSVTLRVPPAADVADLLVRRDGVDPEVALRAARAAQSHVGLARRLARDPEARRRRNEVLEVARRIRGVPDAVLAAAELVDVAKAEATADTAERDAVEKAELMRALGAGEGETLPPRLRSQLKQLEDDQKRRATRRQRDVLDRAMVDLLSLYRDVLVVQLGAEVDLVNDEHAQTVQMVARDSTPEQTVRRMDAIGQARERLDGNVAPLLALEAMAVALRPQG, encoded by the coding sequence GTGAGCGTCTGGGACGACGTCGTCGGGCAGCCGCAGGCCGTCCGGGCGCTGCGCCGGGCCGCGACCGACCCCGCCGCGATGACCCACGCCTGGCTGCTCACCGGCCCGCCCGGTTCGGGGCGCTCGGTCGCGGCGCGCGCGTTCGCGGCGGCGCTGCAGTGCACGGGCACCGACGGCGTGACGGGCGGCTGCGGTCGGTGCCACGCCTGCACGACCACGCTCGCGGGCACCCACCCGGACCTCACCGTGGTGGCCACGGAGAAGGTCGTCATCCAGGTCGCCGAGGTGCGCGACCTCATCGTCGCCGCGGCCCGCACACCCGCTGCGGGGCGCTTCCGGGTGATCCTCGTCGAGGACGCCGACCGCATGGCCGAGCGCACCACCAACGTGTTGCTGAAGTCCATCGAGGAGCCTGCCGCGCACACCGTGTGGGTGCTGTGCGCGCCCAGCGCGCAGGACGTCCTGCCGACCATCCGGTCGCGGTGCCGCAGCGTCACCCTGCGGGTGCCGCCCGCCGCCGACGTCGCCGACCTGCTGGTCCGGCGCGACGGCGTCGACCCCGAGGTCGCGCTGCGGGCCGCCCGGGCCGCGCAGTCGCACGTCGGGCTGGCGCGACGCCTGGCCCGCGACCCGGAGGCCCGCCGGCGGCGGAACGAGGTGCTGGAGGTGGCGCGCCGGATCCGCGGCGTGCCCGACGCCGTGCTGGCCGCAGCCGAGCTCGTGGACGTCGCGAAGGCGGAGGCGACCGCCGACACCGCCGAGCGGGACGCCGTCGAGAAGGCGGAGCTGATGCGAGCGCTCGGCGCGGGCGAGGGGGAGACCCTCCCGCCGCGGCTGCGGTCCCAGCTCAAGCAGCTCGAGGACGACCAGAAGCGTCGCGCGACCCGCCGCCAGCGGGACGTGCTCGACCGGGCGATGGTGGACCTGCTGTCCCTGTACCGGGACGTGCTCGTCGTCCAGCTCGGCGCCGAGGTCGACCTCGTCAACGACGAGCACGCGCAGACCGTGCAGATGGTCGCCCGCGACTCGACCCCCGAGCAGACGGTGCGCCGCATGGACGCCATCGGGCAGGCGCGCGAACGACTGGACGGCAACGTCGCCCCCCTGCTCGCGCTGGAGGCGATGGCCGTGGCGCTGCGGCCGCAGGGCTGA
- the tmk gene encoding dTMP kinase, which yields MSNGPGFFVSFEGGDGVGKTTHVRLLGEWLAAVTGREVVTTREPGGTTLGVELRRLVQHGEDMDARTEALLYAADRAHHVASLVRPALERGAIVVTDRYLDSSVAYQAGGRELSEAEVEGMSLWATGGLLPAVTVLLDVDPVVAARRLTGEPDRLERAGDDFHRRARDTFLRRAAEDPTRWLVVDASGTVDDIQAQIRVDIAARLDLTPVVDEAVTVRDAP from the coding sequence GTGAGCAACGGTCCTGGGTTCTTCGTGTCGTTCGAGGGTGGCGACGGCGTCGGCAAGACGACGCACGTGCGGTTGCTGGGCGAGTGGCTCGCGGCGGTGACGGGCCGGGAGGTCGTCACGACGCGGGAGCCCGGCGGGACGACCCTCGGGGTCGAGCTGCGCCGGCTCGTCCAGCACGGCGAGGACATGGACGCCCGCACCGAGGCGCTGCTGTACGCCGCCGACCGCGCCCACCACGTCGCCTCCCTGGTGCGACCCGCGCTGGAGCGCGGCGCGATCGTCGTCACCGACCGGTACCTCGACTCGTCGGTCGCCTACCAGGCGGGCGGCCGCGAGCTGTCGGAGGCCGAGGTCGAGGGCATGTCGCTGTGGGCGACGGGTGGACTGCTGCCCGCCGTCACCGTGCTGCTCGATGTCGACCCGGTGGTGGCCGCCCGGCGGCTCACCGGCGAGCCGGACCGGTTGGAGCGCGCCGGCGACGACTTCCACCGCCGTGCCCGGGACACGTTCCTGCGCCGCGCCGCCGAGGACCCGACCCGCTGGCTCGTGGTGGACGCGAGCGGCACGGTCGACGACATCCAGGCGCAGATCCGCGTCGACATCGCCGCCCGCCTGGACCTCACGCCGGTCGTGGACGAGGCCGTGACGGTCCGGGACGCCCCGTGA
- a CDS encoding helix-turn-helix domain-containing protein yields MSVEAMTIALHHSRAQGTAKVVLLGIANHDGDGGAWPSIATLAKYANVSTRSVQRAIDELQVLGEVSRGRQQGGTARTPDHLRPNLYAFTLTCPPDCDRSKNHVTDADQHRHRGAKPAASEPTAPAPKPAATDRRDLAAQETATARAQRLEHPERCAEHQHTDVPPPCGACARARRVVEAAEAERDQRQRTADAERLRAERAERTRLARIDIDACGLCDDDGRLRNGLPCKHDPALVERNARGRAAVDAALAGARA; encoded by the coding sequence ATGAGCGTCGAAGCCATGACCATCGCCCTGCACCACAGTCGCGCGCAGGGCACGGCCAAGGTCGTCCTGCTCGGAATCGCGAACCACGACGGCGACGGCGGGGCCTGGCCCTCGATCGCCACCCTCGCCAAGTACGCCAACGTCAGCACCCGCAGCGTCCAGCGCGCGATCGACGAGCTGCAGGTGCTCGGCGAGGTCAGCCGCGGCCGCCAGCAGGGCGGCACCGCCCGCACGCCGGACCACCTGCGCCCGAACCTCTACGCCTTCACGCTCACGTGCCCGCCCGACTGTGACCGCTCGAAGAACCACGTCACCGACGCCGACCAGCACCGCCACCGCGGGGCCAAGCCGGCCGCCTCCGAGCCCACCGCACCCGCCCCCAAGCCCGCGGCCACCGACCGCCGCGACCTCGCGGCGCAGGAAACCGCCACGGCCCGCGCCCAGCGGCTCGAGCACCCCGAGCGGTGCGCCGAGCACCAGCACACCGACGTCCCGCCGCCCTGCGGGGCCTGCGCCCGCGCCCGGCGGGTCGTCGAGGCCGCCGAGGCCGAGCGCGACCAGCGCCAGCGCACTGCAGACGCTGAGCGGCTCCGCGCCGAGCGTGCCGAGCGCACCCGCCTGGCCCGCATCGACATCGACGCCTGCGGCCTCTGTGACGACGACGGCCGCCTCCGCAACGGCCTGCCCTGCAAGCACGACCCCGCCCTCGTCGAGCGCAACGCGCGCGGCCGCGCCGCCGTCGACGCCGCCCTCGCCGGAGCGCGCGCGTGA
- a CDS encoding tyrosine-type recombinase/integrase, translating to MSRGRPPLPIGTWGEISTRRLPSGAWQAKARYRDYDGRTRAVTRSGQTEAAAKRALRTDLAQRTPPVLDEISDRSRLSAVAEVWLAEVWAAVDAGDRSPTTASRYRQVWRVHVDPGLGERLMREMSVPAVDRFLKAVTAAHGAATAKLCRSVLAGVCGLAVRHGALTTNPTKDAGTIRVASKEPRALTPVEIARFRASARNYQAGGPQPDGRPRQGPPTTVGIADILDVLLATGARIGEVLALRWSDVDLGKEPTVRICGTLVHVDGQGWIRKPKTKTGEDRVLELPPFAVESLMRRRVEIVLPNVHDAVFPSTAGTWHDPNNIRTPWRKARDEAGLESWITPHSMRRTVATYLDGAADTRIAAQQLGDTEHTTRRHYIERDARGPAVRDLLQVLAVPPQAG from the coding sequence ATGAGTAGGGGCCGGCCCCCGCTTCCCATCGGCACCTGGGGTGAAATTTCCACGCGTCGGCTGCCGTCCGGCGCGTGGCAGGCGAAGGCTCGCTACCGCGACTACGACGGGCGCACACGCGCCGTCACGCGCAGCGGCCAGACCGAGGCTGCCGCGAAGCGTGCGCTGCGCACCGACCTCGCCCAGCGCACGCCGCCGGTGCTCGACGAGATCAGCGACCGCTCGCGCCTGTCCGCAGTCGCCGAGGTGTGGCTCGCCGAGGTCTGGGCGGCCGTCGACGCCGGCGACCGCTCCCCCACGACGGCGAGCCGCTATCGGCAGGTGTGGCGGGTGCATGTCGACCCGGGGCTCGGCGAGCGGCTGATGCGCGAGATGAGCGTCCCGGCGGTCGACCGGTTCTTGAAGGCCGTAACGGCCGCCCACGGCGCGGCCACGGCGAAGCTGTGCCGCTCGGTGCTCGCGGGTGTGTGCGGCCTCGCGGTGCGCCACGGCGCGCTGACGACCAATCCCACGAAGGACGCCGGGACCATCCGGGTGGCGTCGAAGGAGCCGCGCGCGCTGACGCCGGTCGAGATCGCCCGGTTCCGCGCCTCGGCCCGCAACTATCAGGCCGGCGGCCCGCAGCCCGACGGGCGGCCGCGCCAGGGGCCGCCGACGACGGTCGGGATCGCGGACATCCTGGACGTGCTGCTCGCCACCGGCGCGCGCATCGGCGAGGTGCTCGCGCTGCGCTGGTCCGACGTCGACCTCGGCAAGGAGCCGACGGTGCGAATCTGCGGGACGCTGGTGCACGTCGACGGCCAGGGCTGGATCCGCAAGCCGAAGACGAAGACGGGCGAGGACCGTGTCCTCGAGCTGCCGCCGTTCGCGGTCGAGTCGCTGATGCGCCGCCGCGTCGAGATCGTGCTGCCCAACGTCCACGACGCCGTGTTCCCGTCGACGGCCGGCACCTGGCACGACCCGAACAACATTCGGACGCCGTGGCGCAAGGCGCGCGACGAGGCCGGCCTCGAGTCCTGGATCACGCCGCACTCGATGCGGCGCACGGTCGCCACGTACCTCGACGGCGCGGCCGATACCCGGATCGCCGCGCAGCAGCTCGGCGACACCGAGCACACGACTCGCCGGCACTACATCGAGCGCGACGCTCGGGGGCCGGCTGTGCGCGACCTGCTGCAGGTGCTCGCCGTGCCGCCGCAGGCCGGCTGA
- a CDS encoding helix-turn-helix domain-containing protein — MPTNSRTIADLIREYQHATGSSYGDIARLTGLSKPKIGQLAKQEQVHMPRADTLAKLARGLGLPLHSVQAAALASAGVVAPEVSEPDVSLLVERYRALSDDSKRNVSDFVAMLYQREARGAANE; from the coding sequence TTGCCTACGAACAGTCGAACCATCGCGGACCTGATCCGCGAGTACCAGCATGCGACGGGCTCGTCCTACGGCGATATTGCAAGGCTGACAGGACTCTCGAAGCCGAAGATCGGCCAACTCGCCAAGCAGGAGCAGGTCCACATGCCGCGCGCCGACACGCTGGCGAAGCTCGCTCGCGGGCTCGGGCTGCCGCTCCACTCAGTGCAGGCCGCGGCGCTGGCGTCAGCCGGCGTCGTCGCGCCCGAGGTCTCCGAACCGGACGTGTCGCTGTTGGTCGAGCGCTACCGGGCGTTGTCCGACGACTCGAAGCGCAACGTCTCAGACTTCGTGGCGATGCTGTACCAGCGCGAGGCCCGCGGGGCGGCCAATGAGTAG
- a CDS encoding helix-turn-helix domain-containing protein codes for MPTPRSTVIARPGAITQARALADLSVRDLGAAAGVSHGTVNNVERGRSSISRDKAEAVAGALRLSVHELFVHADGAPLNPS; via the coding sequence ATGCCAACCCCCCGCAGCACGGTGATCGCACGGCCCGGCGCGATCACCCAAGCACGAGCGCTGGCAGACCTGTCCGTCCGAGACCTCGGCGCGGCCGCCGGCGTCTCGCACGGCACGGTCAACAACGTCGAGCGCGGCCGCTCGAGCATCAGCCGAGACAAGGCCGAGGCCGTCGCCGGCGCGCTCCGCCTCTCGGTTCACGAGCTCTTCGTGCACGCCGACGGCGCACCGCTGAACCCGTCCTGA
- a CDS encoding pyridoxamine 5'-phosphate oxidase family protein: protein MSEQATITTLTDDECWEVLAAGSVGRLATAVGGDPEIFPISFGVAGRAVYFVTKAGTKLVELVVNNRVAFETDAWDDTTATSVVVKGVAAILETDADLAAAEEADVEPFAPDGQSIWVRITPTAVSGRRLRR from the coding sequence ATGTCCGAGCAGGCGACCATCACGACGCTCACCGACGACGAGTGCTGGGAGGTGCTGGCCGCAGGCTCCGTCGGCAGGCTGGCGACCGCCGTCGGCGGCGACCCGGAGATCTTCCCCATCTCGTTCGGCGTCGCCGGGCGCGCCGTCTACTTCGTGACGAAGGCCGGCACCAAGCTCGTCGAGCTGGTGGTGAACAACCGGGTCGCGTTCGAGACGGACGCGTGGGACGACACCACCGCCACCAGCGTCGTCGTCAAGGGCGTCGCCGCGATCCTCGAGACGGACGCCGACCTCGCCGCGGCGGAGGAGGCCGACGTCGAGCCCTTCGCCCCCGACGGTCAGAGCATCTGGGTGCGGATCACGCCCACCGCGGTCTCCGGGCGCCGGCTGCGCCGCTGA
- a CDS encoding BglII/BstYI family type II restriction endonuclease: protein MDLTHSYEEALPADVLAKYKFRETRNAAAVLAGTNPRAFEDLVRALRDFTLLTADLVAAGGNESNLAARLNASFRAHGWRESRADVETQLKLYRFPYGAAGEKGTELVSSTTIAAEGYKVDNVIERVALDVEWNAKDGNLDRDLGAYRSWYDLALIDVAVIITRMHDELRDLAYRLARDAGQSEEAARKRLNTSTTTNFNKLVPRLQRGDGGGCPVLAVFISEATWHGDTP, encoded by the coding sequence GTGGACCTCACTCACTCCTATGAGGAAGCGCTTCCTGCGGACGTGCTTGCGAAGTACAAGTTCCGCGAGACCCGCAACGCGGCCGCGGTGCTTGCGGGCACCAATCCGAGAGCCTTTGAGGACCTGGTGCGCGCCCTACGCGACTTCACCCTCCTGACGGCAGACCTGGTCGCTGCGGGCGGCAACGAGTCAAACCTGGCGGCACGCCTCAACGCGTCGTTCAGAGCCCACGGTTGGCGTGAGTCACGTGCCGACGTTGAGACCCAACTCAAGCTCTACAGGTTCCCGTACGGGGCTGCGGGAGAAAAGGGCACGGAGCTCGTGAGTTCGACGACCATCGCCGCCGAGGGCTACAAGGTCGACAACGTGATCGAGCGCGTGGCTCTCGACGTCGAGTGGAACGCGAAGGACGGAAACCTGGACCGTGACCTGGGCGCGTACCGGTCTTGGTATGACCTCGCGCTGATCGACGTGGCCGTCATCATCACGCGCATGCACGACGAACTGCGAGACCTTGCCTACCGGCTCGCTCGTGACGCAGGACAGAGCGAAGAGGCTGCCCGCAAGCGACTCAACACGTCGACAACGACCAACTTCAACAAGTTGGTGCCGCGCCTGCAGCGAGGCGACGGCGGCGGGTGCCCGGTCCTGGCCGTGTTCATCAGCGAGGCTACGTGGCACGGAGACACGCCATAG